The Leadbettera azotonutricia ZAS-9 genome has a window encoding:
- the topA gene encoding type I DNA topoisomerase — protein MKKEKKPKKEKKYLEKKTLVIVESPAKAKTIEKYLGPSYIVKASMGHLIDLPKSRLAIDVEKNFEPEYITVRGRAKLLKELQGDAKKAETVLLASDNDREGEAIAWHLRNAITAKTDKVPIQRISFNEITPQAIKDAVAHPAAIDEFKVNAQKARRVLDRLVGYNLSPLLWKKVKNGLSAGRVQSVALRLICEREKEVESFIPEEYWTLEADFKVGKSSYTAQLVSWKDAKPELKSEAEVNAIIDIIKNGECVVSDVRETDKSVKPKPPFTTSQLQQTAANRLGFTSKKTMQIAQQLYEGVNMGSSRIGLITYMRTDSVRISQTALDEVREWIGKNFPKELPEKIVEYAVGKKAQDAHEAIRPTYVSYAPDDVKEHLTRDQLRLYSIIWERFVSSQMNNAKTRTVSADIKAGDGIFRIAGTKIIEKGFYQVMKVLSSRDEKGSSYPALKKGDKVKVDDFRPEQHFTQGPARFTDASIVKTLEEKGIGRPSTYAPIISVLLDRYYVVRSNKQLVPTVLGRLINDMLVDNFPNVVDAGFTASMETKLDEVEENTINWPDMIRDFWDPFIDRVDEVGKNLESQKGSLDEPTDKVCEKCGKPMMKKLGRFGYFLACSGFPECRNTKSIPLAKCPKCGGDVVARKTKGRGKEFYGCTNYPDCDFISHFKPLNQVCPKCGQFMVEKYDKKNGNHKACINPECDYLHSSEEEEEK, from the coding sequence GTGAAGAAAGAGAAGAAGCCGAAAAAAGAAAAAAAGTACCTTGAGAAGAAGACCCTGGTGATAGTGGAGTCTCCTGCCAAGGCTAAAACCATAGAAAAGTATCTGGGACCCAGCTATATAGTAAAGGCGTCCATGGGGCATCTCATTGACCTTCCCAAATCACGCCTTGCCATTGATGTGGAGAAAAATTTTGAGCCTGAATATATTACTGTCAGGGGAAGGGCAAAACTTTTAAAAGAACTCCAGGGGGATGCAAAAAAAGCTGAAACAGTGCTGCTGGCAAGCGATAATGACCGGGAAGGGGAGGCCATTGCCTGGCATCTCAGAAATGCCATCACCGCAAAGACAGACAAGGTTCCCATTCAGCGCATCAGTTTTAATGAGATCACCCCCCAGGCGATTAAAGACGCAGTCGCCCATCCCGCTGCCATTGATGAATTTAAAGTAAACGCCCAAAAGGCAAGGCGTGTTTTGGATCGCCTTGTGGGTTATAATCTTTCCCCTCTGCTCTGGAAAAAAGTGAAGAACGGGCTTTCGGCAGGAAGGGTGCAATCCGTAGCCCTGCGCCTTATCTGCGAAAGGGAAAAAGAAGTCGAATCTTTTATCCCTGAGGAATACTGGACCCTGGAAGCGGACTTCAAAGTCGGCAAGTCTTCTTATACAGCCCAGCTTGTTTCATGGAAGGATGCCAAGCCCGAGCTTAAAAGCGAAGCTGAAGTAAATGCCATTATCGATATTATCAAAAATGGCGAATGCGTGGTTTCCGATGTGCGGGAAACTGACAAATCTGTTAAGCCCAAGCCGCCCTTTACCACGTCCCAGCTTCAGCAGACTGCCGCAAACCGCCTGGGTTTTACCAGCAAGAAGACCATGCAAATAGCCCAGCAGCTTTACGAAGGCGTGAACATGGGGAGTTCCCGCATAGGCCTCATTACCTATATGCGCACCGATTCTGTGCGTATTTCCCAAACTGCTTTGGACGAAGTCCGCGAATGGATAGGAAAAAATTTCCCCAAGGAGCTCCCCGAAAAAATCGTGGAATATGCGGTCGGGAAAAAGGCCCAGGATGCCCATGAGGCCATACGCCCCACTTATGTTAGCTATGCTCCTGATGATGTGAAGGAACACCTTACCCGGGATCAGCTTCGCCTCTATTCGATAATCTGGGAACGTTTTGTGTCCAGCCAGATGAACAATGCCAAAACCAGGACTGTCAGCGCCGACATCAAGGCAGGTGACGGCATTTTCCGCATTGCGGGCACCAAGATCATCGAAAAAGGTTTTTACCAGGTGATGAAGGTTCTTTCGTCAAGGGACGAAAAAGGCAGCTCCTACCCTGCGCTTAAAAAGGGCGACAAGGTGAAGGTGGACGACTTCAGGCCCGAGCAGCATTTTACCCAGGGCCCTGCCCGTTTTACCGATGCTTCCATTGTGAAGACTCTGGAAGAAAAAGGCATTGGCCGTCCTTCGACATACGCCCCCATTATCTCGGTGCTTCTGGATCGCTACTACGTGGTGCGTTCCAACAAGCAGCTGGTTCCTACTGTTTTGGGAAGGCTTATCAACGATATGCTGGTGGATAATTTTCCCAATGTAGTGGACGCAGGCTTTACTGCCTCCATGGAAACCAAGCTCGACGAGGTAGAAGAGAATACAATAAATTGGCCCGATATGATCCGCGATTTCTGGGATCCCTTTATAGATCGGGTGGATGAAGTAGGGAAAAACCTTGAATCCCAAAAAGGTTCTTTGGACGAACCCACCGACAAAGTGTGCGAAAAATGCGGCAAGCCCATGATGAAAAAACTTGGCCGGTTCGGTTATTTCCTCGCCTGCTCGGGTTTCCCCGAGTGCCGCAACACCAAATCCATACCTCTTGCAAAATGCCCCAAGTGCGGGGGTGATGTGGTTGCCCGCAAAACCAAGGGCAGGGGCAAGGAATTCTACGGCTGCACCAATTACCCAGACTGCGATTTTATCAGCCATTTTAAACCTTTAAATCAGGTTTGCCCAAAATGCGGCCAGTTCATGGTCGAAAAATACGACAAGAAGAACGGCAACCATAAAGCCTGCATCAATCCTGAGTGCGATTATCTCCATTCCAGTGAGGAAGAAGAAGAAAAATGA
- a CDS encoding tyrosine recombinase XerC: MTILTEKIQEYLDYLRVVRGVSERTLKAYNNDLEHFSAYCSNHGFIPETADPQGVRLFISDLSAEGIASVSVNRALSSIRGFYRYLVRFGYRTDDPADLLRNLKTPRTLPAFLFETEMAQFSELPDTAGILWPERDKAVILTMYSGGLRISELVELSLKTMERDLSGARIIGKGDKERTVFFSDEAKEALASYLPVRKARIKAEHPTDRLFVNRKGEPISIPGIRWIIGKYAERSGLGKNIHPHSLRHSFATHLVNSGCDVRVVQELLGHASISTTQRYTHVDTERLKKVYAKAHSQGRKKQ; the protein is encoded by the coding sequence ATGACAATTTTAACCGAGAAAATACAGGAATACCTCGATTATCTCAGGGTTGTGCGCGGCGTGTCCGAGCGCACCCTCAAGGCATACAACAATGATCTTGAGCATTTTTCCGCATATTGCTCCAATCACGGTTTTATTCCCGAAACTGCCGATCCCCAGGGGGTACGTCTTTTCATCTCAGACTTAAGCGCTGAAGGCATTGCCTCGGTAAGCGTGAACCGCGCCCTTTCCTCCATCAGGGGTTTTTACCGCTACCTGGTGCGCTTTGGCTACAGAACAGATGATCCTGCGGATCTTCTTCGAAACCTTAAAACTCCCAGGACACTGCCGGCCTTCCTCTTTGAAACAGAGATGGCACAGTTCTCGGAGCTTCCCGATACTGCCGGCATTCTGTGGCCCGAAAGGGACAAGGCAGTAATACTCACCATGTATTCAGGGGGGCTTCGTATTTCAGAATTGGTTGAACTGTCGCTAAAAACCATGGAACGGGATCTGTCAGGAGCGCGCATTATAGGCAAGGGCGATAAAGAAAGGACGGTCTTTTTCTCTGATGAAGCCAAAGAGGCTCTTGCATCTTACCTTCCGGTGCGTAAAGCGCGTATAAAGGCTGAACACCCCACAGACCGTCTCTTTGTAAACCGCAAAGGGGAACCTATCTCAATTCCCGGTATACGCTGGATTATCGGCAAATATGCGGAACGTTCCGGGCTGGGTAAAAATATACACCCTCATTCCCTACGCCACAGTTTCGCTACCCATCTTGTAAATTCGGGCTGCGATGTAAGGGTAGTACAGGAACTGCTGGGCCATGCCAGTATTAGTACTACACAGCGTTACACTCACGTAGATACTGAGCGTTTAAAGAAAGTATATGCAAAGGCGCATTCACAGGGGAGAAAAAAACAATGA
- the hslV gene encoding ATP-dependent protease subunit HslV has protein sequence MSKERAKIRSTTVLAVRRDGKVAMAGDGQVTMGETVMKNNAKKVRRLMDGKVLCGFAGATADAFTLFDRFEAKLKEYSGDLARAAVELARDWRTDRALRRLEALLLVADIHKTLLISGTGDVIEPAEDALAIGSGGNYAYAAALAYLDGSKLSAKEIAEKSLKIAGSICIYTNGQITLEELEA, from the coding sequence ATGAGCAAAGAAAGAGCAAAGATACGCAGTACCACTGTTCTTGCTGTCCGGCGTGACGGCAAAGTGGCCATGGCAGGGGATGGCCAGGTTACCATGGGCGAAACAGTGATGAAGAACAACGCAAAAAAAGTGCGCCGCCTCATGGATGGAAAAGTCCTTTGCGGTTTTGCAGGGGCCACTGCCGACGCATTTACCCTTTTTGACCGTTTCGAGGCCAAGCTTAAGGAATATTCGGGCGATCTTGCCAGGGCTGCTGTCGAGCTTGCCCGGGACTGGCGCACCGACAGGGCCCTGAGGCGCCTCGAAGCCCTGCTCCTTGTGGCGGACATACACAAGACCCTGCTTATCTCGGGCACAGGGGATGTGATAGAGCCTGCTGAAGATGCTTTGGCTATAGGTTCAGGCGGCAACTACGCCTACGCCGCCGCCCTGGCTTATCTCGACGGCTCGAAACTTTCGGCAAAGGAAATTGCTGAGAAAAGCCTTAAAATCGCGGGCAGCATCTGTATCTATACCAACGGGCAGATCACCCTGGAAGAATTGGAAGCTTAG
- the hslU gene encoding ATP-dependent protease ATPase subunit HslU: MEEKNTAENSEINKNLDKLTPREIVLELDKYIVGQKKAKRAVAVALRNRIRRLKISAEMREDVTPKNILMIGPTGVGKTEIARRLARLANSPFIKVEATKYTEVGYVGRDVESMIRDLMAAGVQMVKQEMQETVTTEAAKRAEDALLDLLLPGTGKKPKAEKPQPVVKPMGSFSIPNGNGGPGPSFMGTAIQIGIPVNRTQEDAIEPPEEVPSGENAQSAEKESPNKAGSETREKFRAMLRDGKLEDKTVEITVNQNPQFPAFEMMGGGMEDIESSLSGIAGFFGGNKKKKVVTVKRAREILIAEESEKLIDRDRVSDEARQRVEETGIVFIDEIDKIAVKGDRGGGPDVSREGVQRDILPIVEGATVNTKWGPVNTDHILFVAAGAFNIAKPSDLIPELQGRFPLRVELDSLGKDDFLRILTEPKNALTKQYVELLATENVEIEFTPEAVEHLAALAAEVNTRLENIGARRLHTIMEALLEELSFEAPDIAPAKVPITVEYVNEKLSSLVKDQDLGRYIL, from the coding sequence ATGGAAGAGAAGAATACAGCCGAAAACAGCGAAATCAACAAAAATCTGGATAAGCTAACTCCCAGGGAAATTGTGCTTGAACTGGATAAGTACATCGTAGGCCAGAAGAAAGCCAAGCGGGCAGTGGCGGTAGCCTTGCGAAACCGCATACGCCGCCTCAAAATAAGCGCGGAAATGCGCGAGGATGTGACCCCCAAAAATATCCTCATGATTGGCCCTACAGGTGTCGGCAAAACTGAAATCGCCCGCCGCCTTGCGCGGCTTGCCAATTCGCCATTCATCAAAGTGGAAGCCACCAAGTACACAGAAGTAGGCTATGTGGGCCGGGACGTGGAATCCATGATCCGGGATCTTATGGCAGCCGGTGTCCAGATGGTAAAGCAGGAGATGCAGGAGACTGTTACCACAGAAGCTGCAAAAAGAGCCGAAGACGCCCTGCTGGATCTCCTCCTTCCGGGTACGGGCAAGAAGCCCAAGGCCGAAAAGCCCCAGCCGGTTGTCAAGCCCATGGGCAGTTTTTCAATCCCCAATGGCAACGGGGGGCCGGGGCCTTCGTTCATGGGCACTGCCATTCAAATTGGAATCCCTGTGAACCGCACTCAGGAGGATGCAATCGAGCCTCCCGAAGAAGTTCCCTCCGGGGAAAATGCCCAAAGCGCTGAAAAGGAAAGCCCCAATAAGGCAGGTTCGGAAACCCGTGAAAAATTCCGCGCCATGCTCAGGGACGGGAAACTCGAAGACAAGACCGTGGAGATCACCGTAAACCAGAACCCCCAGTTCCCTGCCTTCGAAATGATGGGTGGCGGCATGGAGGACATCGAATCCAGCCTTTCGGGGATAGCCGGGTTTTTCGGCGGCAACAAGAAAAAGAAAGTTGTCACCGTCAAAAGGGCCAGGGAGATACTCATTGCCGAGGAGTCTGAAAAACTCATCGACAGAGACAGGGTGAGCGACGAAGCCCGCCAGAGGGTGGAAGAGACCGGCATAGTTTTCATCGACGAAATTGACAAGATCGCAGTCAAGGGCGACAGGGGCGGCGGCCCCGATGTATCCCGGGAAGGCGTGCAGCGGGACATTCTCCCCATAGTTGAAGGGGCCACGGTGAACACCAAATGGGGGCCTGTCAACACGGACCACATACTTTTTGTGGCTGCCGGAGCTTTCAATATTGCCAAGCCTTCGGATCTCATCCCCGAGCTTCAGGGGCGCTTCCCCCTTCGGGTGGAGCTGGATTCCTTGGGCAAGGATGATTTCCTCCGCATCCTCACGGAACCCAAAAATGCCCTCACCAAGCAGTATGTGGAGCTTTTGGCCACAGAAAACGTGGAGATCGAGTTCACTCCGGAGGCAGTGGAGCATCTTGCAGCCCTGGCCGCAGAGGTCAATACAAGGCTCGAAAACATAGGCGCCAGACGTCTCCATACGATAATGGAGGCTCTTTTGGAAGAACTTTCCTTCGAGGCTCCTGATATTGCCCCTGCAAAGGTGCCAATAACCGTGGAATATGTAAACGAAAAGCTCTCAAGCCTCGTAAAAGACCAGGATTTGGGGAGGTATATCCTGTGA
- the flgB gene encoding flagellar basal body rod protein FlgB encodes MIVNNSFSKTVDLLHRGMDASSIRGAVIANNIANAGVPNFKRSNVNFESELKRALDTEKQKPALELRLTNPKHISDWEPRNYQDVDVRRVLDYVTTENANGNNVNAEEEFNLALENQLRYMLMANATTFEFSQINMVLRG; translated from the coding sequence ATGATCGTAAACAACAGCTTTTCTAAAACCGTAGACCTGCTTCACCGGGGCATGGACGCAAGTTCCATCCGGGGAGCCGTGATCGCCAACAATATAGCCAACGCAGGGGTGCCCAACTTCAAGCGATCCAATGTGAATTTTGAGAGCGAGCTTAAACGGGCATTGGACACGGAAAAGCAGAAGCCCGCCCTGGAGCTGCGCCTGACCAATCCCAAACACATTTCCGATTGGGAACCCAGGAACTACCAGGATGTTGATGTAAGGCGGGTGCTGGATTATGTAACCACCGAGAACGCCAACGGCAACAATGTGAACGCCGAAGAGGAATTCAACCTGGCCCTGGAAAACCAGCTCAGGTACATGCTCATGGCCAATGCAACGACCTTCGAGTTCAGCCAGATCAATATGGTATTAAGGGGATAG
- the flgC gene encoding flagellar basal body rod protein FlgC, giving the protein MGLFTSINIASSGMSAERTRADVIADNIANASTTRTAEGGPYRRSRVVMRPRVDSPYWRSPFLPEGMDNGIGQGVRVAEIQKDYAAENKLVYDPTHPDAITTGPRQGYVEMPNVDIVTEMVDMIAASRAYEANASIIEGAKSMFTRALEIGNR; this is encoded by the coding sequence ATGGGACTTTTTACATCGATTAACATAGCTTCTTCGGGAATGTCGGCCGAAAGAACCAGAGCCGATGTCATCGCCGATAACATCGCCAACGCTTCCACCACCCGCACTGCGGAAGGCGGCCCCTACAGGAGGAGCCGCGTCGTGATGCGCCCCAGGGTGGACAGCCCTTACTGGCGTTCGCCTTTCCTGCCCGAAGGCATGGACAACGGCATAGGCCAGGGTGTTAGGGTCGCGGAGATTCAAAAGGATTATGCCGCCGAGAACAAGCTTGTGTATGATCCTACACACCCTGACGCCATCACGACCGGGCCCAGGCAGGGTTACGTGGAGATGCCCAATGTGGACATCGTTACGGAAATGGTGGATATGATTGCCGCTTCACGGGCTTATGAAGCCAATGCATCCATTATTGAAGGCGCCAAGTCCATGTTTACACGGGCTTTGGAAATTGGAAACAGGTAG
- the fliE gene encoding flagellar hook-basal body complex protein FliE, which translates to MTIYRPELTGLGKMPDLPLKVTHPYHMVSESEDFLAEGGKISNLGKQIGAEAVIRSGTFEDAMLGALDKVSAAQQFSSDLAQRAIIDPDSVDIHDITIAQAEASMSLNITRNVLNRIVQSWKDIINTR; encoded by the coding sequence ATGACCATATACAGACCTGAATTGACGGGCTTGGGCAAAATGCCGGATCTGCCCCTTAAAGTGACTCACCCGTACCACATGGTTTCCGAGTCGGAAGATTTTCTTGCGGAAGGGGGAAAAATTTCCAACCTGGGAAAACAAATCGGCGCGGAAGCAGTAATACGCTCGGGCACTTTCGAAGACGCTATGCTTGGCGCCCTGGACAAGGTGAGCGCCGCCCAGCAGTTTTCGTCGGACCTTGCCCAGCGGGCCATAATCGATCCTGATTCTGTGGATATCCATGACATCACCATAGCCCAGGCAGAAGCGAGCATGTCTTTGAACATAACAAGAAACGTTTTGAACCGTATCGTTCAAAGCTGGAAAGATATAATAAATACGAGGTAA
- the fliF gene encoding flagellar basal-body MS-ring/collar protein FliF, whose amino-acid sequence MDWLRKILTQVGSLWGKWSLVQKIILVGIVAVVGIGIAAMVSVSSTPTMVSVIDAPIRDEAARDRILTRINEEGIKATVTAAGVVQVADDKTAQRIRGILIREDLIPQGTDPWAIFDRERWTITDFERNVNLQRAIRQMVTDHIQALDDVDRADVTIVLPKDELFLSEQNPVTASVIITPKPGSDIIQNRKKIEGVQKLLKFAIEGLKDDNITITDQTGLILNDFAGLAEWDRLTRIERENKMIRTLETQYRAVVLQSLQKTFTDDRVRDLNLKIDMDMSQKAIATEEFFPITIKPRTPGSPYDDSQLVESIKRSEATSSTKWAGTGFNPEGPAGVEGQTPPAYKDMSNLYGKVEQETAKINNEINSRKTQEERSPSIDRVTVSVNIDGTWKWKYDEKRNPVIAADGSIEREYTPVAPEILRAAQSLVQNSVGYSAARGDNVTVQNIQFDRSKQFQDEDAAYFRQKQMQTTIMVFLSGLAILLIAFILFRTISREIERRRRLEAEERARREEALRQQALMQAEEEGMDVSISVEERTRMELLESVANMAKEHPEDVAQLIRTWLLEE is encoded by the coding sequence ATGGATTGGCTTAGAAAGATTCTTACACAGGTTGGAAGCCTTTGGGGCAAATGGTCTTTGGTTCAGAAGATCATACTCGTGGGCATAGTCGCTGTCGTTGGCATAGGGATTGCAGCCATGGTATCGGTGTCTTCAACGCCCACCATGGTGTCTGTAATAGACGCGCCCATCAGGGATGAAGCTGCCAGGGACAGGATCCTCACCAGGATCAACGAAGAAGGGATAAAGGCAACTGTTACCGCCGCAGGGGTGGTTCAGGTCGCTGATGACAAGACCGCGCAGAGAATACGAGGCATACTCATCAGGGAAGACCTTATCCCCCAGGGAACAGACCCCTGGGCCATCTTCGACAGGGAACGCTGGACCATCACCGACTTTGAAAGGAATGTAAATCTCCAGCGGGCCATCAGGCAAATGGTAACCGATCATATCCAGGCCCTGGATGATGTAGACAGGGCCGATGTTACCATTGTCCTTCCCAAGGATGAGCTTTTCCTGTCGGAACAAAATCCGGTAACTGCCAGTGTTATTATTACTCCCAAGCCGGGCAGCGATATTATACAAAACCGCAAAAAAATTGAGGGAGTACAAAAACTCCTCAAGTTCGCTATTGAAGGCCTTAAAGATGATAATATCACTATTACCGATCAGACAGGATTAATACTGAATGATTTTGCAGGCCTTGCGGAATGGGACAGGCTTACCCGCATAGAACGGGAAAATAAAATGATACGCACCCTGGAAACCCAGTACCGGGCCGTCGTGCTTCAGTCTTTGCAAAAAACATTTACCGACGACAGGGTGAGGGATCTCAATCTCAAGATAGATATGGATATGTCCCAGAAAGCCATAGCCACCGAAGAATTTTTCCCCATCACCATAAAGCCACGTACCCCTGGATCTCCTTATGACGATTCCCAGCTTGTGGAATCCATCAAACGCTCGGAAGCCACTTCTTCCACCAAATGGGCAGGCACGGGTTTCAACCCCGAAGGGCCCGCAGGCGTGGAAGGCCAGACCCCTCCCGCCTATAAGGATATGTCCAACCTCTACGGGAAAGTGGAACAGGAAACTGCCAAAATCAACAACGAGATCAACAGCCGCAAGACCCAGGAAGAACGCAGCCCCAGCATAGACCGGGTGACAGTGTCCGTGAATATCGACGGAACCTGGAAATGGAAGTATGATGAAAAACGCAACCCCGTGATCGCGGCGGATGGTTCCATAGAGCGGGAATATACCCCGGTGGCCCCTGAAATTCTCAGGGCTGCCCAGAGCCTGGTTCAGAATTCCGTAGGATACAGCGCAGCCAGGGGTGACAATGTAACGGTACAGAACATACAGTTCGACCGTTCCAAACAGTTCCAGGACGAGGACGCTGCATACTTCAGGCAAAAGCAGATGCAGACCACTATTATGGTCTTCCTCTCGGGGCTGGCAATACTGCTCATCGCGTTCATCCTGTTCAGGACTATCTCCAGGGAGATAGAACGCAGGCGGAGGCTTGAAGCTGAAGAAAGGGCCCGGCGCGAGGAAGCCCTTCGCCAGCAGGCACTTATGCAGGCGGAAGAAGAAGGGATGGATGTGTCCATCTCTGTGGAAGAGAGGACCCGCATGGAACTTCTGGAAAGCGTGGCCAATATGGCCAAAGAACATCCCGAAGATGTGGCCCAGCTCATCCGTACCTGGCTTTTGGAGGAATAA
- the fliG gene encoding flagellar motor switch protein FliG, protein MAKLAPGSTTSASGGKGKKGKNEYTGRQKAAIFLVTIGSEISAEIFKYLREDEIETLTFEIARLETIDSEQKDAILQEFQELMMANQFISTGGIDYARELLEKSLGSQKAIDIINRLTSSLQVRPFDFIRRTDPAHLLNFIQQEHPQTIALILAYLEPNKASVILQNLPHEVQSDVARRIATMDRTSPEVLREVERVLEKKLSTLSSEDYTTAGGVESIVEILNLVDRASEKQIIEALEDEDPELAEEIKKRMFVFEDIVMLDDRAIQKVMREVDSQELAKALKSVDTEVQDKIFRNMSKRAAGMLKEDMEYMGPVRLKDVEEAQQKIVSIIRHLEDTGEIVVARSGEDELVV, encoded by the coding sequence ATGGCGAAATTAGCGCCCGGCTCTACGACATCCGCATCAGGCGGAAAGGGCAAAAAAGGGAAAAATGAATATACTGGCCGGCAAAAAGCGGCCATATTCCTCGTTACCATAGGATCTGAAATCTCTGCCGAGATTTTCAAGTATCTGCGGGAAGATGAAATTGAAACCCTCACCTTCGAAATTGCCCGGCTTGAAACCATAGATTCAGAACAGAAGGACGCCATCCTGCAGGAGTTCCAGGAGCTCATGATGGCGAACCAGTTCATCTCCACAGGCGGTATCGACTATGCCAGGGAGCTGCTGGAAAAATCATTGGGCAGCCAGAAAGCAATAGACATCATCAACCGCCTTACTTCGAGCCTTCAGGTGCGGCCCTTCGATTTTATACGCCGTACCGATCCGGCTCATCTTTTGAACTTTATCCAGCAGGAACATCCCCAGACCATTGCGCTTATTCTTGCCTATCTGGAACCCAACAAGGCGTCCGTTATTTTGCAGAACCTTCCCCACGAAGTGCAGAGCGATGTGGCCCGCAGAATTGCTACCATGGATCGTACCAGCCCCGAAGTTCTCCGCGAAGTTGAACGGGTGCTGGAGAAGAAGCTTTCCACCCTGTCCAGCGAAGACTACACCACAGCCGGCGGCGTCGAGAGCATCGTCGAGATTCTCAACCTTGTTGACCGTGCTTCGGAAAAGCAGATCATCGAAGCCCTGGAAGACGAAGACCCCGAACTTGCGGAAGAGATCAAGAAGCGCATGTTCGTGTTCGAAGACATCGTCATGCTGGATGACCGGGCCATACAGAAGGTTATGCGGGAAGTGGATTCCCAGGAACTTGCCAAAGCCCTCAAGAGCGTGGACACCGAAGTGCAGGACAAGATTTTCAGGAATATGTCCAAACGCGCGGCGGGTATGCTCAAGGAAGATATGGAGTACATGGGCCCTGTACGTTTGAAAGACGTAGAAGAAGCCCAGCAGAAGATAGTCTCCATTATCAGGCACCTGGAGGACACCGGCGAAATCGTGGTCGCAAGATCCGGCGAAGACGAACTTGTAGTATAA
- the fliH gene encoding flagellar assembly protein FliH — MAKAVYRPGELELLDKKIILDPPTSFPELAHLAPVEEDLEEIPEEIDEYSGPTADDLRREAEAFKEQWESEKEAMVRSARVEADRIIKEAEEAAFKEVKRKTDEAQSLKRQAQDEADKIVAEANEKARQIETDSRAAFEAERKEAEERGREAGRETGFSEGKAEVERLVQRTQTVLERAQDKRAEILAESEQEIIDLVLLITRKVVKVITENQRNVIISNVVQALRKVKGRGNIIIKVNMADVKLSTDHIKDFIAMVEGAKSIQVVEDSTVDQGGCIIETDFGEIDARISSQLAELETKILEISPIKAKAKTQAINEGA, encoded by the coding sequence ATGGCGAAAGCGGTTTATAGGCCCGGGGAGCTGGAGCTCCTGGATAAAAAAATTATTCTCGATCCTCCCACCTCCTTTCCGGAACTGGCCCATTTGGCGCCGGTGGAGGAGGATCTCGAAGAGATCCCTGAAGAGATCGATGAATATTCGGGCCCTACCGCCGACGATCTGCGCCGCGAGGCCGAAGCCTTCAAGGAACAATGGGAGTCCGAAAAGGAAGCCATGGTACGATCCGCCAGAGTCGAGGCCGACAGGATCATCAAAGAAGCCGAAGAGGCTGCTTTTAAGGAAGTTAAGCGTAAAACTGACGAGGCCCAATCGCTTAAACGCCAGGCCCAGGACGAAGCAGATAAAATCGTCGCCGAAGCCAATGAAAAGGCCCGCCAAATCGAAACCGATTCCCGTGCTGCCTTTGAAGCAGAAAGAAAAGAAGCCGAGGAGCGGGGCAGGGAAGCGGGCAGGGAAACAGGGTTCTCCGAGGGCAAAGCAGAAGTTGAACGCCTTGTGCAGCGTACTCAAACAGTGCTCGAACGGGCCCAGGATAAACGCGCAGAAATACTTGCGGAATCGGAACAGGAAATTATAGACCTGGTGCTCCTCATTACCCGGAAAGTAGTAAAAGTAATAACTGAAAACCAGCGCAATGTGATCATCTCCAATGTGGTGCAGGCCCTGCGCAAAGTCAAAGGCAGGGGCAATATCATTATCAAGGTGAACATGGCGGATGTAAAACTTTCTACTGATCATATCAAAGACTTTATTGCAATGGTGGAAGGCGCAAAGTCCATCCAGGTAGTGGAAGATTCCACGGTAGATCAGGGAGGCTGCATCATCGAAACTGACTTCGGTGAAATCGACGCCAGGATTTCGAGCCAGCTTGCGGAACTCGAAACCAAGATCCTCGAAATTTCCCCCATCAAGGCCAAAGCAAAAACCCAGGCTATTAACGAAGGAGCATAA